aatacaaacaagGTTATTAgcttttaacaatatttagaCATATTAAAATGTAAGACATATGCAAGAGATATTACATATcttgaaataaaggaaaatgaatttataccACTTGTAAAAAGAATTCATATGTAAGTATACATATTTGCAAAGttctactaatattatttttataattcttcatttttttctagaCCTAATTCTTTTAGATCATACGACGgcataaaattatcttttacgAGCCAAAATTGATCTATAACAGCACCTTCTTTATCATCAGAAAcctattaaaaaaggaaaagaaatagtaacaaacaatttataaaatacattaagattttaaagatgctattatattcatcAGTTTACCTGTTCTAAATATAGATGTGTCTTATTAAACGCTTTCATACGCGTATATCCATAATCAGAACTATGAAATGCTGACCAATCTGGTGAATTAGGAATAaacttctctcttccttctttacaCCCAGCAGATCCTGTTACCAAATGTACAGGTgctttataattcttatatggTTCTTCATAACTACCATTGTATACCtatcaatttaattgatttattattctgTCAATGTATgcaaatatctataatttaaatcataaatattatcttgtAATGACCTTAAAGTTATACATGGGCCACGTTCGTTCAAAACTATGTTCATGTGCCCATAGCATTAAATCTACTTTATGTTTAAGAAATAAGTCTTCTAGACCAAACCAGTTCAGCAATGGCAAACCAACTCTAACTAAGCTTTGATGATTGGTACAATCATCTGCATTTGCATTACTGCAATACATTGGTCTATGTCCAAATGTTACTATCCAAGGACGTTGAGCCCTGTGATTAAAAAGAagcatttaatataataaaattatttaaataacattttttaattacctAGTCTCAGGTCTATTTGCAGCTTCTAAATCTTTATCAAGCCAttcatattgttttataaGCTGTTTTATTCcataattcataaaataataagctTCTGTTTCTATACCTATAAAATGTATAGGACCCATATCAAAACTGTACCACAGACCTTCTGAATTACTAGGCATTGTAAAGCGTGCTCTGTAAACAATTACAGAAGACATAGATGCATATATGAGTTAGTAATATTTGctttaataattaagaaaaactaacctataattactaaaattatatttttcctcgTGATTACCAGGTACAGTCATATAAGGTATATAAGCAGCAACTCCTTCAATTTGTCTCATAAATTCATCACCAACTTTAGCATTTTCAGTATTCATATCATAAGCAAAATCTCCAATATGTATCGCAGCATCATATAAGCCACGATGAGTTTCTTCTTGTAACCTTGATAAACTTTGAGCATTTTCATTTCCCATATCACCAAAGATTGCAATGTGTGGTGACCATTTGATAGAGTTATGAGGAGCAGTCTTTATATAAAAGACATTTGACCAACCATATCGACTTCCACATTGATACactaatttacatatattatcttataatatttaaattaatatttaaaaaatataaaatatataaagtatctTACTGTAATGACTGTCAGGTGTAAGATTTTTCAACCAAACTCTATGAATATATTGTTGCCTTTTTTTTGATCCCCCATCAACAAAAAGAGTTGAATATCCTTTGGCAGTTAGAACAAAGCCTCCTATACCATATTCAACAATAGATTCACCTGTATCATTTCTTGTACTCCATGTAACAACAATGTCATGAACATTATCTgaaaacgtaaataataagttctattttttaatatttctttaatatctattaataaatattctttaatataattatatttcagttttctttttatatttgcaaaagaagcaatataattcatatagaGGAAATATCAAAAGTCGATTGAAGTTATTGATCAGATAATGGATTTGTAGATTTTATACAATAAAGGAGAGAGGtgcaatatattttgtaacatATATGTTATTAGAATACTTACCACCATATGAAAGATGCACTGATTCAGGTTGAAAATGTACAGTACTGTAtgttgaagaaaaaatggatAGAACCACAAGAACAGTAAACAAAGCCATGTCACCTTGCACGAAcaacgtaaaatattttatctgtaACAATGATTCATTAGAATATAACGAGATGATCAGGAacgcgtttttttttataatgttattattgagaaacaaaaatctattattactttatacttttgtattaaatgaatataaacaattatttcattaaagaatatataacgTAGGAATTCTTTCTAAAACAAATTGTTCTATTCCTgtcatttgttaataattgcCACAATTCGTGGGTAGACATAATTATCGCTAATCATCCCCACTTCTAATAGAACATTAATAATCTATATGTGCGATAACACTGTTGTATTGTACACGAACAAAAGGTATAATCAAAATTCAATCTAAAGTTAAGGCCAGTTTACAATGCATTAAATAATGTCACATATCACATCAAAATATGAGTActgaacaattaaaataattttattgatttagcattatttaattaatattatttaataaaatcctTTCTTTaccaaaaattatattagatgagatttattgaattatagcaattcaagaatatatattgCTACAATAGTCCACAATTGAATAAAGATAACTATGATTGGAAGAATTCGCAAACACGTGATGTATAGAAAGTGTCTTTACTCAGATCATCATTAATTGGCTTGTATTATCAGTTCGCGGTTTCTTTAAATCAaacaaatttgtatttttgtattttctggaatttttatagattatttgaaagtaaatagataaatatattattgttatcacaTATCTGCgattaatataacattaaaataacaattgtgaaaaaaataatgtattctCTACTTTGCCTATTACATATATTCACTTAGAATATCCAtagaagaattttataaaagttttaaataaacaatacaatgatctcattaaattttatgtttgtaattagaatagaaactttttttttatccggttatatttatattttatcatacgaatgtcaattttaatgatatattcttgtctcattattcatatcattttatatatgacaaaagttacaaaaatattaatattttaaaaaaactaaatatacatttttaaatctaGTTTTctagtataataagaattacgaaATCATCAGCCTCTTTAGCTCAGTGGTAGAGCACTGGTCTCGTAAACCAGGGGTCGTGAGTTCAAACCTCACAGGaggcaaatttttttttcttttccatttttttccattaaaacaaattttatataatattgaaattaattctacagaaaaaaaattagttacATTTCTATCTTGAGACTTGTTCGTAATAGGAAAAATGgaacaatatattaatacatttgtacaattaatttaaaaaatttattaaagaaacgaaaattattattatttattatagagaGAGGAATGAAACTTTTGTATATAACACGATCTTTTTTGATATACAATATTCTAATTtagttttacttttatatcttaacgttaatatcaatttgtaatttcattttagTCACGTTGTAATATACAACATTATATACAATgatgttcttttttatccaaTAAACGTTATGAGActgtttgaaaataaaagtcataaaattatacaaaagtcAATAGAATAAGCTTGAAGATATGAAAACTTCATAAAAAAATCATAGATTCACGCTTTCtgatcatgtttttttttttataaatgattcaCATTATCAagcataaaaacaaaaattgtgtCAAAAAACAAGTATTGTATCAATAgttacaatgaaaaaaataatttttatatttgcattataacgttaaaataaataggaataatatttataacataaataaaaatatgaaatactaTGAAATCCATAGAAATATTGTGTTTcgtcataataatattgttattaaggcTGTTTACTAGCCCTGGTTCTATAATGATTTACGCCAACAATGAGAATAGGCGTAATtcttgattaattttaataaacatgGTCTCATTTTAAACTATAAAGTTTAAAGTAGatcataattttgtttaacttttgaaaaagctttactttctttcaaaataatcatattaaagaatggtatttttcgagaatagtttatatataaataaaaagctctttcaaatattcaaaaaagatatatcctaaataaaattttcaatcaaaTTTTGTTGTTACAGTTTTTGAgtaaaaatcgtttagattAAGGCACGTATTTTTGAAAGTtacgtatatatgaaaattacatttaaaggAACAtagatttatttgttatacactccagtttaaataaatataaatataaaacctTTCGATTAGATAAAATGCGAAActgttcttttttaattttcggaGATTTTTATTGTAAGGTATTTTTCGTAAAACACGATcagtttaaaataaattcaattttaactTTCGACAAACATAAAGTAACATTTTACTAACATTAGAACAATGTACAAGGTATATGAactataattaattactactTAAATACTACAACATTTCCTaactaaaatagaaaaacaagatttaatatgatttaatatatatatataaacaagatttaatatatatatatatatatatatatatatatatatatatcttatttgaaTAACAGCATAATATTCGGTTGAAACGTGATAGGGTAtgtattatgataaatatttatgaggGATATATAGCATTGTTATAAAAAGAGATTGTTATAAAGGAGAATATAAAGGAGAACGGTAAGATTCAGttccaatttttataatttgtttcgctcgaagaaataagagacaaaggaaaaattatgaataaatataaagaggcAAAGGAATCGTACAAATTCTTCAGATATATTAATTCAGAAACAGGCGAAGAAGTTGTTATTTTATGGATTCGATGATAGATCTTTTGAATCTAATAATGtggaaaaattgaaagataattttttaaactaCAAAGATTGTATCACTGATAACaatcatcgaaagaaaatatgtatcgattatactaattttattgaaaagagTAAGCTTggtaatcttaatattattttaattggttGAATTTATCTATCCAAAATGAAGAACTCGGTGTGAGAATTAAGTTTTGGCGgaaattaaacatttcaaataGTACTGCTAAATGAAGAATATTGTTTTGATTAACTATACGCACGCATCAGCTGCATCAGTCCAGTACTTTCGTGTTTTCTTACTATGATAGCTAATGATATGTTGTTAGCATACCTACTGATCAacgatacttattattataaccctAACGAGAAAGATTAGTTGCGTTTTAAGCTTCTGAATAAAAGAATAGTCGATCACCCTCCTGTTTGAGCTTCACGTCTTTGCTATTCACACAACTTTTCGAAGCCTTCTGTCAGATatcaatgtaataaatttttccagGATTTAGCTGCAATTACACAGATGACATAATTTggacatatttataaaaaaggcCATAATAGATTTCAATAatggaattataaaaattctcttaAATTTTTACGGATATATTAAATCTTCAAATATCTTAGTGCTTTAACTTTCCAATAGATATTTTAACCAATTTTCTCACAAATGTAAGAATTcccattttcttctattcagAGAATTGTaacatataaacaataaacaaaTCATACTGTATATGCCGTAATATTTGTGGCATTTTCCCGATCTTGATTACTAGCAATATAGCAGTAacacttatgtatatattgtattgaaTCAAAATTTCGTTCTtctgtttatacatatactgaaaaaaattttatttattaaaaatattaaacttttGTATAAATACAGGGACGAACTTTTGCACCAACCTAATACTTACTCATGTATGTGCGTATAAGTAATACTATCATACgctatttttttatgattcttTCTGTAGAAGTAATCCTACTACtgttactataataataatatataatataatactatagaaacaaaaacaattattaaaagtagtagaagaatatgtttatatttattacgattgTTTTCTGCCCGAAATTGTTGATTCCAAGAAAGCGTAAAATCCTCCGATTCGAGAATTAGCGTATATTTTAGAGACACAACATGCTTATGATAATCAAACCTAGGCTTTTGAACAGTAACATGCCAccattatctttactattataatataaaacgtacataatatatataatattcaaatacatttttgttattatactattattattattattattattattattattattattattagtagtagtagtagtagtagtagtagtagtagtagtaatagtagcagtagtagttgTAATTCTTAAAGTCGAATAAAATGGACTAATCATACAGGGGGAAACAACATAAAAAGGTGCTACTATactatatcatataaataggatggaaataaatacataatttaatttatattaaaataatatattatataattatttactcgATATTTTTGACAAATCACTGCAtaatgttatttcattgtcgtaaatttttatcgttctcatCGGGacaaataatcgtattaatgaaatactaaataaaaattttgtaacgtaaattggaaatgaaaaaacatttatataatatttctaaatgtttctacttttaatttaattgaaacatttcttgacagaatgatatttatgatacCAAAGCTTCCGAAAAAAATTGTACTAATATTGGAcaagatatatgtacattatgactatatataatacctaCCATATTATGCCGAAATTTgactttttttgttattgaacAATACTATTTCATTGTTAAAGATATACATTGTATTCATCGAAACGAATAATTGTGTTAATAAgacgcaaaaaaaaattgaatggcatcgatcgataataaaaatatgaatagaGTATGTCCAGGCGTAATGTCAATTACAATACGAAAATTTATGGAAAATATGGTACCTACTCTTTGtaagatttaaatttaatattctcaattattatatatctatcgtaTTACAGCCAAACTTGacttcgtttttatcgattaatat
The genomic region above belongs to Vespa crabro chromosome 2, iyVesCrab1.2, whole genome shotgun sequence and contains:
- the LOC124421918 gene encoding acid phosphatase type 7 codes for the protein MALFTVLVVLSIFSSTYSTVHFQPESVHLSYGDNVHDIVVTWSTRNDTGESIVEYGIGGFVLTAKGYSTLFVDGGSKKRQQYIHRVWLKNLTPDSHYMYQCGSRYGWSNVFYIKTAPHNSIKWSPHIAIFGDMGNENAQSLSRLQEETHRGLYDAAIHIGDFAYDMNTENAKVGDEFMRQIEGVAAYIPYMTVPGNHEEKYNFSNYRARFTMPSNSEGLWYSFDMGPIHFIGIETEAYYFMNYGIKQLIKQYEWLDKDLEAANRPETRAQRPWIVTFGHRPMYCSNANADDCTNHQSLVRVGLPLLNWFGLEDLFLKHKVDLMLWAHEHSFERTWPMYNFKVYNGSYEEPYKNYKAPVHLVTGSAGCKEGREKFIPNSPDWSAFHSSDYGYTRMKAFNKTHLYLEQVSDDKEGAVIDQFWLVKDNFMPSYDLKELGLEKNEEL